Proteins encoded in a region of the Tripterygium wilfordii isolate XIE 37 chromosome 21, ASM1340144v1, whole genome shotgun sequence genome:
- the LOC119989028 gene encoding protein RDM16 isoform X1: protein MDRSADREKASKRSREDRERESTKEHKHKHRTRDREERHHLSERDSKREKSHEPREHKSSRREDRESSRDAEHKREKSYEPRDEREKKSRDSKRERSDEPRDRKSYRREDRASSRDREKSYEPREERVGSKDRIREREMKRERSDEENERNLESESTRKRKERGDNEDMVDEGEKRVRVSEGKRERRRFEDKVKNEDNDGFEYGRRDHANEIKLKEEVSDERIDAGTTNGGGLIANGTASESFTSKSSDASESIMPPGHSFPTKVYSISTTNENKGVSITRSDEVPGKSSTDGSSAAAGKSGSLSLDALAKAKKALQMQKELSEKLKKIPMLNKGPSASSDGSLGLKEGVKSLASGAGIGGRSVPLTTTTSILSSEAQSSSSTLAAVAVASATPATSGIPPVTGLNTVPNIEAVKRAQELAAKMGFRQDPQFAPLINLFPGQMPTSVPVPQKPTKAPVLRVDALGREIDEHGNVINVTKPSNLSTLKVNINKQKKDAFQILKPELEVDPEQNPHFDGRMGIDKTKLLRPKRMTFQFVEEGKWSKDAELIKLKSQFGDERARELKAKQAQYAKAKAAPDINPNLIEVSERVIIKEKLKESIPEIEWWDVPLMPNGAYGDIVDGNITDNKFKKEKITIYVEHPRPIEPPAEPAPPPPQPLKLTKKEQKKLRTQRRLAREKDRQEMIRQGLSEPPKPKVKMSNLMKVLGTEATQDPTKLEMEIRAAAAEREQAHVDRNLSRKLTPAERREKKERKLFDDPSTLETIVSVYKINDLSHPKTRFKVDVNAQENRLTGRAVVSEGISVVVVEGGSKSIKRYGKLMLKRINWADAVKEEDDDEDEGDDKPVNKCVLVWQGSVSKSSFNRFSFHECITEAAARKVFVDAGVAHYWDLAVNFSDDQI, encoded by the exons ATGGATCGTTCAGCCGATAGAGAAAAAGCGAGCAAACGATCCCGGGAAGATCGTGAACGTGAATCAACCAAAgaacacaaacacaagcatcgaACCCGAGACCGAGAGGAAAGGCACCACCTATCGGAACGAGATTCGAAGAGGGAGAAGTCTCACGAGCCTCGCGAGCATAAGTCCTCCAGACGCGAGGATCGAGAGAGCTCTCGAGATGCAGAGCACAAGCGCGAGAAATCGTATGAGCCAAGGGacgagagagagaagaagagcagAGATTCGAAGCGGGAGAGGTCTGACGAGCCTCGCGACCGCAAATCATATAGGCGTGAGGATCGTGCGAGCTCTCGAGACCGAGAGAAGTCGTATGAGCCGAGGGAGGAGAGAGTGGGAAGCAAAGATAGGATTCGCGAGAGGGAGATGAAGCGCGAGCGATCAGATGAGGAGAACGAAAGGAATTTGGAAAGTGAATCGACTAGAAAGAGGAAAGAGCGAGGAGACAACGAAGATATGGTTGATGAAGGAGAGAAGAGGGTTAGAGTTTCTGAagggaaaagagagaggaggagaTTTGAGGATAAAGTAAAGAATGAGGATAACGATGGTTTTGAGTATGGGAGAAGAGATCATGCAAATGAGATTAAGCTGAAGGAAGAAGTGAGTGACGAAAGAATCGATGCGGGAACAACGAATGGGGGCGGCTTGATTGCAAAT GGCACCGCTTCGGAGTCATTTACTAGTAAATCAAGCGATGCTTCTGAGTCCATTATGCCCCCTGGTCATTCCTTCCCTACAAAGGTATATTCAATTTCTACCACCAATGAAAATAAGGGAGTTAGTATTACCAGATCTGATGAGGTTCCTGGAAAATCCAGTACAGATGGGTCATCTGCAGCTGCTGGTAAAAGTGGAAGTCTATCACTTGATGCTCTagcaaaagctaaaaaagcTTTACAAATGCAGAAGGAATTGTCAGAGAAGTTGAAGAAGATACCCATG TTGAACAAGGGGCCTAGTGCCAGTTCAGATGGTAGCTTAGGATTAAAGGAAGGAGTGAAATCATTAGCTTCTGGTGCGGGAATAGGGGGGAGGTCTGTTCCATTGACGACGACCACCTCCATTCTTTCTTCTGAGGCACAATCAAGTTCGTCAACCTTAGCTGCTGTTGCTGTAGCCTCTGCAACACCAGCTACAAGTGGGATTCCTCCTGTTACTGGCCTTAATACTGTTCCTAATATTGAAGCTGTTAAACGTGCTCAAGAGCTTGCTGCTAAGATGGGTTTTCGCCAGGATCCTCAGTTTGCTCCTCTCATAAACTTGTTTCCTGGACAGATGCCAACAAGTGTTCCTGTGCCACAGAAGCCAACCAAGGCCCCTGTTCTCCGTGTGGATGCACTTGGTAGAGAAATAGATGAACATGGAAATGTCATTAATGTGACTAAACCAAGCAATCTTAGCACCTTAAAG GTCAACATTAATAAGCAGAAAAAAGATGCATTTCAAATTCTTAAACCTGAGCTTGAAGTGGATCCAGAACAAAACCCCCATTTTGATGGAAGAATGGGCATCGACAAAACAAAGCTTTTGAGACCTAAACGAATGACATTCCAGTTTGTAGAGGAAGGCAAATGGTCAAAAGATGCAGAACTGATAAAATTGAAG AGTCAATTTGGAGATGAAAGAGCAAGAGAGTTAAAGGCAAAGCAAGCACAGTATGCAAAGGCAAAGGCAGCCCCTGATATAAATCCAAATTTAATTGAAGTATCAGAAAGAGttataattaaagaaaaactcaaaGAATCAATTCCTGAAATTGAGTGGTG GGATGTGCCTCTCATGCCTAATGGTGCTTATGGCGATATTGTCGATGGCAACATCACTGACAATAAGTTCAAAAAGGAGAAGATCACTATCTATGTTGAGCACCCTCGTCCTATTGAGCCTCCAGCTGAGCCTGCTCCTCCCCCTCCTCAACCTCTCAAGCTAACTAAGAAAGAGCAGAAGAAACTTCGTACTCAGCGTCGTCTTGCCAGAGAAAAGGATAGGCAGGAAATGATCAGACAAGGCCTTTCTGAGCCTCCAAAACCAAAAGTTAAAATGAGCAATTTAATGAAAGTTCTTGGCACTGAGGCAACTCAGGATCCCACCAAACTTGAGATGGAAATCCGTGCTGCAGCTGCTGAGCGTGAGCAAGCTCATGTGGATAGGAATCTTTCACGCAAGCTTACTCCTGCCGAACGCcgagagaagaaggagaggaagCTTTTCGATGACCCTAGTACACTGGAAACTATTGTTTCAGTGTACAAGATCAACGACCTTTCACACCCAAAAACTCGCTTCAAGGTTGATGTTAATGCGCAAGAGAACCGTTTGACCGGCCGCGCGGTGGTTTCGGAGGGAATTAGTGTTGTAGTTGTTGAAGGTGGAAGCAAATCTATCAAGAGATATGGGAAGCTGATGCTTAAGCGTATAAATTGGGCAGATGCggtgaaagaagaagatgatgatgaggatgaaggGGATGACAAACCTGTCAACAAGTGTGTGTTGGTTTGGCAAGGAAGTGTTTCAAAGTCAAGTTTCAATAGGTTCTCCTTTCATGAATGCATTACAGAAGCAGCTGCAAGAAAGGTTTTTGTTGACGCCGGTGTTGCTCACTATTGGGATCTTGCTGTGAACTTCTCAGATGATCAAATTTGA
- the LOC119989028 gene encoding protein RDM16 isoform X2, with protein MAPLRSHLLVNQAMLLSPLCPLVIPSLQSTDGSSAAAGKSGSLSLDALAKAKKALQMQKELSEKLKKIPMLNKGPSASSDGSLGLKEGVKSLASGAGIGGRSVPLTTTTSILSSEAQSSSSTLAAVAVASATPATSGIPPVTGLNTVPNIEAVKRAQELAAKMGFRQDPQFAPLINLFPGQMPTSVPVPQKPTKAPVLRVDALGREIDEHGNVINVTKPSNLSTLKVNINKQKKDAFQILKPELEVDPEQNPHFDGRMGIDKTKLLRPKRMTFQFVEEGKWSKDAELIKLKSQFGDERARELKAKQAQYAKAKAAPDINPNLIEVSERVIIKEKLKESIPEIEWWDVPLMPNGAYGDIVDGNITDNKFKKEKITIYVEHPRPIEPPAEPAPPPPQPLKLTKKEQKKLRTQRRLAREKDRQEMIRQGLSEPPKPKVKMSNLMKVLGTEATQDPTKLEMEIRAAAAEREQAHVDRNLSRKLTPAERREKKERKLFDDPSTLETIVSVYKINDLSHPKTRFKVDVNAQENRLTGRAVVSEGISVVVVEGGSKSIKRYGKLMLKRINWADAVKEEDDDEDEGDDKPVNKCVLVWQGSVSKSSFNRFSFHECITEAAARKVFVDAGVAHYWDLAVNFSDDQI; from the exons AT GGCACCGCTTCGGAGTCATTTACTAGTAAATCAAGCGATGCTTCTGAGTCCATTATGCCCCCTGGTCATTCCTTCCCTACAAAG TACAGATGGGTCATCTGCAGCTGCTGGTAAAAGTGGAAGTCTATCACTTGATGCTCTagcaaaagctaaaaaagcTTTACAAATGCAGAAGGAATTGTCAGAGAAGTTGAAGAAGATACCCATG TTGAACAAGGGGCCTAGTGCCAGTTCAGATGGTAGCTTAGGATTAAAGGAAGGAGTGAAATCATTAGCTTCTGGTGCGGGAATAGGGGGGAGGTCTGTTCCATTGACGACGACCACCTCCATTCTTTCTTCTGAGGCACAATCAAGTTCGTCAACCTTAGCTGCTGTTGCTGTAGCCTCTGCAACACCAGCTACAAGTGGGATTCCTCCTGTTACTGGCCTTAATACTGTTCCTAATATTGAAGCTGTTAAACGTGCTCAAGAGCTTGCTGCTAAGATGGGTTTTCGCCAGGATCCTCAGTTTGCTCCTCTCATAAACTTGTTTCCTGGACAGATGCCAACAAGTGTTCCTGTGCCACAGAAGCCAACCAAGGCCCCTGTTCTCCGTGTGGATGCACTTGGTAGAGAAATAGATGAACATGGAAATGTCATTAATGTGACTAAACCAAGCAATCTTAGCACCTTAAAG GTCAACATTAATAAGCAGAAAAAAGATGCATTTCAAATTCTTAAACCTGAGCTTGAAGTGGATCCAGAACAAAACCCCCATTTTGATGGAAGAATGGGCATCGACAAAACAAAGCTTTTGAGACCTAAACGAATGACATTCCAGTTTGTAGAGGAAGGCAAATGGTCAAAAGATGCAGAACTGATAAAATTGAAG AGTCAATTTGGAGATGAAAGAGCAAGAGAGTTAAAGGCAAAGCAAGCACAGTATGCAAAGGCAAAGGCAGCCCCTGATATAAATCCAAATTTAATTGAAGTATCAGAAAGAGttataattaaagaaaaactcaaaGAATCAATTCCTGAAATTGAGTGGTG GGATGTGCCTCTCATGCCTAATGGTGCTTATGGCGATATTGTCGATGGCAACATCACTGACAATAAGTTCAAAAAGGAGAAGATCACTATCTATGTTGAGCACCCTCGTCCTATTGAGCCTCCAGCTGAGCCTGCTCCTCCCCCTCCTCAACCTCTCAAGCTAACTAAGAAAGAGCAGAAGAAACTTCGTACTCAGCGTCGTCTTGCCAGAGAAAAGGATAGGCAGGAAATGATCAGACAAGGCCTTTCTGAGCCTCCAAAACCAAAAGTTAAAATGAGCAATTTAATGAAAGTTCTTGGCACTGAGGCAACTCAGGATCCCACCAAACTTGAGATGGAAATCCGTGCTGCAGCTGCTGAGCGTGAGCAAGCTCATGTGGATAGGAATCTTTCACGCAAGCTTACTCCTGCCGAACGCcgagagaagaaggagaggaagCTTTTCGATGACCCTAGTACACTGGAAACTATTGTTTCAGTGTACAAGATCAACGACCTTTCACACCCAAAAACTCGCTTCAAGGTTGATGTTAATGCGCAAGAGAACCGTTTGACCGGCCGCGCGGTGGTTTCGGAGGGAATTAGTGTTGTAGTTGTTGAAGGTGGAAGCAAATCTATCAAGAGATATGGGAAGCTGATGCTTAAGCGTATAAATTGGGCAGATGCggtgaaagaagaagatgatgatgaggatgaaggGGATGACAAACCTGTCAACAAGTGTGTGTTGGTTTGGCAAGGAAGTGTTTCAAAGTCAAGTTTCAATAGGTTCTCCTTTCATGAATGCATTACAGAAGCAGCTGCAAGAAAGGTTTTTGTTGACGCCGGTGTTGCTCACTATTGGGATCTTGCTGTGAACTTCTCAGATGATCAAATTTGA
- the LOC119989028 gene encoding protein RDM16 isoform X3, translating to MQKELSEKLKKIPMLNKGPSASSDGSLGLKEGVKSLASGAGIGGRSVPLTTTTSILSSEAQSSSSTLAAVAVASATPATSGIPPVTGLNTVPNIEAVKRAQELAAKMGFRQDPQFAPLINLFPGQMPTSVPVPQKPTKAPVLRVDALGREIDEHGNVINVTKPSNLSTLKVNINKQKKDAFQILKPELEVDPEQNPHFDGRMGIDKTKLLRPKRMTFQFVEEGKWSKDAELIKLKSQFGDERARELKAKQAQYAKAKAAPDINPNLIEVSERVIIKEKLKESIPEIEWWDVPLMPNGAYGDIVDGNITDNKFKKEKITIYVEHPRPIEPPAEPAPPPPQPLKLTKKEQKKLRTQRRLAREKDRQEMIRQGLSEPPKPKVKMSNLMKVLGTEATQDPTKLEMEIRAAAAEREQAHVDRNLSRKLTPAERREKKERKLFDDPSTLETIVSVYKINDLSHPKTRFKVDVNAQENRLTGRAVVSEGISVVVVEGGSKSIKRYGKLMLKRINWADAVKEEDDDEDEGDDKPVNKCVLVWQGSVSKSSFNRFSFHECITEAAARKVFVDAGVAHYWDLAVNFSDDQI from the exons ATGCAGAAGGAATTGTCAGAGAAGTTGAAGAAGATACCCATG TTGAACAAGGGGCCTAGTGCCAGTTCAGATGGTAGCTTAGGATTAAAGGAAGGAGTGAAATCATTAGCTTCTGGTGCGGGAATAGGGGGGAGGTCTGTTCCATTGACGACGACCACCTCCATTCTTTCTTCTGAGGCACAATCAAGTTCGTCAACCTTAGCTGCTGTTGCTGTAGCCTCTGCAACACCAGCTACAAGTGGGATTCCTCCTGTTACTGGCCTTAATACTGTTCCTAATATTGAAGCTGTTAAACGTGCTCAAGAGCTTGCTGCTAAGATGGGTTTTCGCCAGGATCCTCAGTTTGCTCCTCTCATAAACTTGTTTCCTGGACAGATGCCAACAAGTGTTCCTGTGCCACAGAAGCCAACCAAGGCCCCTGTTCTCCGTGTGGATGCACTTGGTAGAGAAATAGATGAACATGGAAATGTCATTAATGTGACTAAACCAAGCAATCTTAGCACCTTAAAG GTCAACATTAATAAGCAGAAAAAAGATGCATTTCAAATTCTTAAACCTGAGCTTGAAGTGGATCCAGAACAAAACCCCCATTTTGATGGAAGAATGGGCATCGACAAAACAAAGCTTTTGAGACCTAAACGAATGACATTCCAGTTTGTAGAGGAAGGCAAATGGTCAAAAGATGCAGAACTGATAAAATTGAAG AGTCAATTTGGAGATGAAAGAGCAAGAGAGTTAAAGGCAAAGCAAGCACAGTATGCAAAGGCAAAGGCAGCCCCTGATATAAATCCAAATTTAATTGAAGTATCAGAAAGAGttataattaaagaaaaactcaaaGAATCAATTCCTGAAATTGAGTGGTG GGATGTGCCTCTCATGCCTAATGGTGCTTATGGCGATATTGTCGATGGCAACATCACTGACAATAAGTTCAAAAAGGAGAAGATCACTATCTATGTTGAGCACCCTCGTCCTATTGAGCCTCCAGCTGAGCCTGCTCCTCCCCCTCCTCAACCTCTCAAGCTAACTAAGAAAGAGCAGAAGAAACTTCGTACTCAGCGTCGTCTTGCCAGAGAAAAGGATAGGCAGGAAATGATCAGACAAGGCCTTTCTGAGCCTCCAAAACCAAAAGTTAAAATGAGCAATTTAATGAAAGTTCTTGGCACTGAGGCAACTCAGGATCCCACCAAACTTGAGATGGAAATCCGTGCTGCAGCTGCTGAGCGTGAGCAAGCTCATGTGGATAGGAATCTTTCACGCAAGCTTACTCCTGCCGAACGCcgagagaagaaggagaggaagCTTTTCGATGACCCTAGTACACTGGAAACTATTGTTTCAGTGTACAAGATCAACGACCTTTCACACCCAAAAACTCGCTTCAAGGTTGATGTTAATGCGCAAGAGAACCGTTTGACCGGCCGCGCGGTGGTTTCGGAGGGAATTAGTGTTGTAGTTGTTGAAGGTGGAAGCAAATCTATCAAGAGATATGGGAAGCTGATGCTTAAGCGTATAAATTGGGCAGATGCggtgaaagaagaagatgatgatgaggatgaaggGGATGACAAACCTGTCAACAAGTGTGTGTTGGTTTGGCAAGGAAGTGTTTCAAAGTCAAGTTTCAATAGGTTCTCCTTTCATGAATGCATTACAGAAGCAGCTGCAAGAAAGGTTTTTGTTGACGCCGGTGTTGCTCACTATTGGGATCTTGCTGTGAACTTCTCAGATGATCAAATTTGA
- the LOC119988984 gene encoding probable receptor-like protein kinase At5g59700, with product MWNVRNPELLIWVLSITCLMYVSLAYTPEDNYLIDCGSSTNKSVGDRVFVADNSDSNVLSTPQTIFVNTSSGPAASTNDSVLYETARIFDGASTYTFVIKKQGRLWIRLHFFPFVQNNYNLSMAKFSVTAQNFTLLKDFQVESGSLVKEYSLNITSDKLVLTFDPSVNSFAFINALEVFSLPDELIPLSVRTIGPQSSHQNLQKQALETVSRVNMGNRTVSRQDDDLWRLWVSDDVYLIHSNLAKFVSNVKAVNFSNGRLTEMIAPASVYGTATILNSDGDPRINANITWNFDVDPGFEYLVRFHFCDIVNNSQQTMVFNVYINSWFVYRYFDLRNLTSNVVGSPYALDVVVRVSDNPILNVSVGPSTPGELYPFVILNGLEIMKINNSRSSLDVADSISSTNSKSKVGVIVGLAAGGFVAFVSALVVFLMCRRRKLAHVDHSKEDEEFALRGERKFNADGTTIGYRFPFTAIQEATDNFTESLVIGVGGFGKVYKGVLSDDTKVAVKRGAPQSQQGFAEFRTEIEMLSQFRHRHLVSLIGYCDEGDEMIIIYEYMENGTVKNHLYGSDLPSLSWRQRLKICVGAARGLHYLHTSSAKAIIHRDVKSANILLDENMMAKVADFGLSKTGPGIDETHVSTAVKGSFGYLDPEYLTRQVLTEKSDVYSFGVVMLEVLCGRPVIDPSRPREQVNLIDWAMKWYRHGQLEEIVDPRLSDDIKPESLKKFGEIVEKCLAERGVDRPTMGDVLWNLESALPLQENEEKSIPYGESCSHTNFVNQVENNASTEQFSMVSMGDIADVSMSKVFAQMVREDER from the coding sequence ATGTGGAATGTCAGGAATCCTGAGTTGCTTATTTGGGTCTTGTCTATTACATGTTTGATGTATGTTTCATTGGCATATACCCCTGAAGACAATTATTTGATAGATTGTGGATCATCCACTAACAAATCAGTGGGTGATCGTGTATTTGTAGCTGATAACTCTGATTCCAATGTTCTTTCAACCCCACAAACCATTTTTGTTAATACTAGTTCAGGTCCTGCTGCATCCACCAATGATTCAGTTCTTTATGAAACTGCAAGAATTTTTGATGGAGCATCTACTTACACATTTGTGATAAAAAAGCAAGGGAGGCTCTGGATTCGTCtccattttttcccttttgttcaGAACAACTACAATTTGAGCATGGCGAAATTCTCTGTTACTGCTCAAAATTTCACCCTTTTGAAAGATTTTCAAGTGGAGAGTGGTTCCTTGGTGAAGGAATACTCTCTGAACATAACTTCTGATAAGCTAGTTCTCACTTTTGATCCTTCTGTCAATTCATTTGCTTTTATTAATGCCTTGGAAGTCTTTTCACTTCCTGATGAGCTCATTCCCTTGAGTGTTCGAACCATCGGGCCGCAGAGCAGTCACCAAAATCTGCAGAAGCAGGCTTTGGAGACAGTTTCAAGAGTGAATATGGGTAATAGAACTGTGTCTCGCCAAGATGATGATCTTTGGAGACTTTGGGTTTCGGATGATGTATATCTGATACATAGTAATCTAGCAAAGTTTGTGTCCAATGTCAAAGCTGTAAATTTCAGCAATGGAAGACTGACAGAGATGATTGCTCCGGCTAGTGTCTATGGTACTGCCACCATTCTCAACTCAGATGGAGATCCAAGAATAAATGCCAATATAACATGGAATTTTGATGTTGATCCTGGTTTTGAGTATCTGGTTCGGTTTCACTTCTGTGATATCGTGAATAACTCTCAGCAGACGATGGTCTTCAATGTTTATATCAATTCCTGGTTTGTTTATCGGTATTTTGATCTTCGTAATCTCACTTCAAATGTCGTGGGTTCCCCATATGCTTTGGATGTTGTTGTTAGAGTAAGTGACAACCCGATACTAAATGTAAGTGTTGGTCCTTCTACTCCCGGTGAACTTTACCCTTTTGTCATTCTTAATGGGTTGGAGATCATGAAAATAAACAATTCCAGGAGCAGCCTTGATGTTGCAGATTCTATTTCCTCGACGAATTCCAAGTCGAAAGTTGGTGTTATTGTGGGTTTGGCTGCTGGGGGGTTTGTTGCCTTTGTTTCAGCTTTAGTTGTCTTCTTGATGTGTAGGAGAAGAAAATTAGCACATGTTGATCATTCAAAGGAAGATGAGGAGTTTGCATTGAGAGGAGAACGCAAGTTTAATGCTGATGGGACGACAATTGGGTATCGATTCCCTTTTACAGCAATTCAAGAGGCTACTGATAATTTTACTGAGAGTTTGGTTATTGGGGTTGGAGGTTTTGGCAAGGTGTACAAGGGAGTATTGAGTGATGACACTAAGGTGGCTGTGAAGAGGGGAGCTCCTCAATCACAACAAGGTTTTGCGGAATTCCGGACTGAAATCGAAATGTTATCTCAGTTTCGTCACCGCCATTTGGTTTCTTTGATTGGATACTGTGACGAAGGGGATGAGATGATCATTATCTATGAGTATATGGAAAATGGAACCGTTAAGAACCATCTCTATGGGTCAGATCTTCCAAGCTTAAGCTGGAGACAAAGGCTAAAGATATGTGTTGGAGCAGCCAGAGGCCTTCACTATCTCCACACAAGCTCTGCTAAGGCAATCATTCATCGCGACGTCAAGTCTGCAAACATATTATTAGATGAGAATATGATGGCTAAGGTTGCTGATTTTGGGCTCTCAAAGACTGGTCCTGGGATCGATGAGACACATGTTAGTACGGCTGTAAAAGGAAGCTTTGGCTATCTTGATCCGGAGTACTTGACAAGGCAAGTATTGACAGAGAAATCAGATGTTTATTCCTTTGGTGTTGTGATGCTTGAAGTTCTCTGTGGGAGGCCTGTTATTGATCCATCTCGTCCAAGAGAACAAGTGAACTTGATCGATTGGGCAATGAAATGGTACAGACATGGGCAGTTGGAGGAAATTGTTGATCCTCGCCTTTCAGATGATATAAAGCCAGAATCATTGAAGAAATTTGGTGAGATAGTTGAAAAGTGCTTGGCAGAACGCGGTGTTGATCGTCCTACAATGGGTGATGTTTTGTGGAACTTGGAGTCTGCACTCCCacttcaagaaaatgaagaaaaatccaTTCCTTACGGTGAGTCATGTTCACACACTAACTTTGTCAATCAAGTGGAGAACAATGCATCTACTGAACAATTCAGCATGGTAAGCATGGGTGATATTGCTGATGTTTCAATGAGTAAAGTTTTCGCTCAAATGGTGAGAGAGGATGAGCGGTAG